A window of Primulina huaijiensis isolate GDHJ02 chromosome 9, ASM1229523v2, whole genome shotgun sequence contains these coding sequences:
- the LOC140983910 gene encoding uncharacterized protein produces the protein MAEKKEQEKPLAHRIDIDRNESFAVEFMKPRHRNCVKCCGCTTAILLILVTTVIILMVTIFHLKDPVLIFNMSKIEGLDVLKEAKAPSGLNLRSEAEVSIKNPNVVSFKFNNTTTIVYYDGFVIGEAVNPSGQAKARRTLRMNVLMYIMVDKILAVPRLRDDLVAKTLPFSTYTRITGKVKLANVIQKRFVVTLNCTVDVSVSGQTIEDKNCKTQYSY, from the coding sequence ATGGCAGAGAAGAAAGAACAAGAGAAGCCCTTAGCTCACAGAATCGACATAGACAGAAACGAGTCATTTGCGGTCGAATTCATGAAGCCCCGCCACCGGAACTGTGTCAAATGTTGCGGTTGCACGACCGCTATCTTGTTGATCCTAGTGACTACCGTGATAATACTCATGGTCACCATTTTTCACCTCAAAGATCCtgttttaattttcaatatGTCGAAAATCGAAGGCCTAGACGTGCTCAAAGAGGCAAAAGCTCCCTCGGGCCTTAACTTGAGGTCCGAAGCAGAGGTCTCGATCAAGAATCCGAATGTTGTGTCATTCAAGTTCAACAACACCACAACGATAGTATACTATGATGGTTTCGTCATCGGCGAGGCTGTCAACCCATCAGGCCAGGCTAAGGCCCGAAGAACACTACGAATGAACGTATTGATGTACATTATGGTCGATAAAATCTTGGCCGTGCCACGGCTAAGGGACGACTTGGTTGCGAAGACGTTGCCTTTTAGTACCTATACAAGAATCACTGGAAAAGTGAAGCTTGCTAATGTGATTCAAAAGAGGTTTGTAGTCACTTTGAATTGTACTGTGGATGTCAGTGTAAGTGGTCAAACCATTGAAGACAAGAATTGCAAGACACAATATTCATATTAA